In the genome of Coriobacteriia bacterium, the window ACGTCGATGAGCGGACGAGTCTCGCCGTAGGCGGCGCGAAAGCGATCAAAGATATGCGGCCGTTCGCCCGACGGCCAGACGCCCCATTCGGTGAACCAGACCAGGACCTCAGTCTCGCCTTCAAGAGCGACGAACTGCTGGCCGACCAGCGCGACTCGCGCACCCGAGTCAGATGGGATGGCAGTCGAGACGGCCTGACGGGGACGAGCCGGGCGCGAGCGGGAGTCCAGCGCGATCCCGTGCCGCGAGCACCAGTCCTGCGCCTCGGTTGCTGTTAGCGACCGCATGATCTTCCTGTCTTTCGAACGGTGTTTATGCGGGTCCGCTTAACACGCGGCGACGAGATGCCAGCCGCATAACAAACACTATCATGCCCGCTTACAGCCTTGGCTCAGTGTCACGCGGTTCCACGTAACACTCTCGGTCTGTCGGGACGACGGGCGCCGCTCGCCTCACATGCCGGATGTTCGAAGTACGCCCACGATGGCCCACCAAAAGATACTCACGGTCAGGTCGGGCATTTGCCCGACCTGACCTGCTTTGCATGGGGTCCTACAGTGCCTCAAGCAGCCGGACGAAGCGGCGGTCCGAGGGCCCCGGCGTCTGAGCCTCCGTAGTGCCGGTTCGAGAGGATCCGTAGGTGTTGCGCGAGAATGATCTCGGCGACCTCCCGCACTCTTCGTTTCGGCACGGGAACAACCTACTCATGAGGACTCCGCGTCCGTCTCGGCTGCCCCGCATTGAGGGGAGGTGCCGTTCTCGATCGGTCGCACACGGCCGAAGCCCTTTCTGTCACATCACGTGCGCGGCATCTTGGCGCGTGCGCTTCATGAGGGGGGCAGAGGCATGAGTTTGAAGGAGAGGCGCGCCTTATGGCGCGCTGGGCTGGCCGCGGGAGCACTGTGCGTGGCGCTCCTGGCTGCCACGGCTGCCACGGCGATTCCGCTACCGTCTCCTGGACCGTACACGGGGCTGCCCGCGGGGTGGATCCTGCAGGTCACTCGCGCCAGCGACCTGGGCGTGACGTCCATCTCGTTCCCGAACACCACTGACGGATGGGCCCTGCTGGGCGGCTCGGAGCAGAAAGCATTGTTGAAGACCACCGACGGTGGGAAGAACTGGACGGACATCACGCCCGTCGGGTTGAACCTCTACATATCGGCGATCTCGTTTGCCGACGCTCATACCGGCTGGGCTGTAGGCATGGACGACACGATCTACAAGTCCACCGACGCTGGTTCCAGCTGGACCACGGCGACGACACCGGCCGTCACGACCCTGCTCTACGCCGTTCAGGCGGTGGACCCTGAGCATGTCACTGCCGTCGGCAACCCGACGTTCGTCGTGTCGACGAGCGACGGTACGAACTGGTCGCAAGCGCCGGTGGACGGCGACGCGCTCATCGCCGACGGAGAACTGTTCGCACTGCACATGGTTAGCGCGACGCAGGGATGGGCCTGCGGTGAGGATGGAAGCGGCGACGGCATGGTGCTCAGCCGGGCCTCCAACGGCCACTGGGTTCGGCAGACAACGGCGTCACCACAACGCTCGTTCGAGAGCATCTGGTTCACGGACGTGAGCCACGGCTGGGCCGTGAGCGACACAGGGCAGGAGGTCGGAGCCGACATGTTCGCCACCGAGAACGGCGGCGCGACGTGGAGCCTGAGAGCTTCGAATGTGACGACCCAAAGCCCGCGGGCCATCGCATTCCTCAACAACAACCATGGGTTCATCGGCTGCGATCCAAGAGGGACCTTAACCGGGAACCAGGTGCTTCTCGAGACCACCGACGGAGGGGCTCACTGGACCGGGTTCGACCCCAACCCTCCCGGATTCGATCAGTCGGGAGCGGCGATAGTTCGGTCGTTCTCGGTCCCCGATGCGTACCACATCTGGGCGGGCGGCGGGTTCGGCCTCGAAGATCCACCAGCCGTTTGGGCACTGCAGACGGCAGCACCGAAACAGTTGCTGGGCGCGCCGGTGATCGTGCCGCAGTTCAGCTCCAAGCCGTTCACCGTCGAGGATCACGACTGGCTGCATGTCAACGGGAGTCTCTCGACGAGGCACAAGACCGGGACGTATTCGGTCAACATCGTCGAAGAGAAGCGTGTCGGCAAGAAGTGGAAGGTCAAGCGAAGCTTCAAGGCGAAGACATCGAGGAGCGGCTGGACGTATTCGGCCAAGATCATATTCAGCAGCTCTGGGAACTGGCGCATTCGAGCCGTGCATGGCAGGGGCAAGAGCTCGGTGGCGAGCGGCTACACCTACTATGGCGTTATCAGGGACGGGTGGGACAACCCCTAGAACGGTCCAGATCCACACGGGACGATAGACGGGCGTGCCGAGAGGGGCGCCCGTCTGTTGCGTGTTGGCTGTGTGTGGTCAGAAGCGTTCCATGAGGTCTCCGGCGATGGCTCGATAGCGCGTTGTCGTCAACTTGGGACGCCGATCGGGCCGAGCAACACCCGCGGAGAGGTACTTCATCCAGACGCCCAACAAGGACCTCCCTTTCGAGAGCCGCTGCTGGGTTCTCGGCGGAATGGCTCGGGACGTGCCTGCGGCGTACAATCGTGGTCACGAACCGCCCTTGCGTCCATGGAGGGGGACGGATGTCCGAACTCGAGCGGCTCGAGAACCGTTCTTCAATCACTGCACGGCAGACAGTTGCAGGTGAGTTGCCGGATTCCGAGTCGCACTATCGGACGCTCTTCGACAACGCGCCTGACGCGATACTCATCGTCGACATGGACTCGATGGCTATCCTGGACGCCAACGCCGCAGCCTCGCGGCTCTTCGGATACTCCCCGGCGGAACTCACACGCATGATGGTGACAGATCTATCACTTGAGCCCGTGGAGACGAAGCGCACCGTCGCAGATGCCGTTGCCTTCATCCCCCGTCGCCGGTTGCGCCGAAAGGACGGGACGGAGTTCCTGGCCGAAGTCACCTCGAGCAGGAATCGTTTCGACGACACCAACGCTCGCGTGTCGTTCGTTCGCGACATAACCGATCGGGTTGCCGCCGAAAGTGCGCGCGACGCGTCCGAGACCAAGTTCGCTGCCGCTTTTGCGGCCTCCCCAGACGCAGTCAACATCAACCGGATGGAAGACGGTCTCTACGTCGAAGTCAACGATGGGTTCACGCGGCTCACCGGATGGACCGCTGCCGAGACCATCGGGAAGACATCGGGCGAGATACAGATTTGGGAGAGCTTGCAAGACCGAAGTCGGATGGTCGCACAGCTCCGCGACAGCGGCCGCGTCGACAACTTCGAAGCTGGCTTCAGGAACAAGGATGGCAGCCTAACTGTCGCGCTCATGTCGGCGCGCATCATCGATTTCGGCGGCGTTCCTCATATCCTGTCCGTCACGCGGGACATCTCGGACAGAAAGCGATCCGAGCTCGACCTTGCCCAGAGCAACATGCGACTTGCAGAGATGGTCTTGGAGATCACGCGCACGCTCGGGCGAGTCGTCGAGATTCGCGACCCGTACACGCACGGCCACCAAGAGCGCGTCGCGCTCGTCGCCCGCGCAATTGCGACCGAGATGGGAATGTCGGCCGACGACGTGGACGCCATCGAGATGTCGGCCCTCGTTCACGACGTCGGCAAACTGTCGGTGCCTGCCGAGATCCTGAACAAGCCCGGCGCACTCTCAGATGCAGAGTTCGGCTTGATCAAGTCCCACTCGCAGCGCGGCTACGAGATTCTCAAAGGGGTGGAGTTCCCCTGGCCGATGGCAGATATCGTCCTGCAACATCACGAACGCCAAGACGGCTCGGGCTATCCGCAGGGACTCGTCGGCGACGAGATTCTGCCGGCGGCACGCATCCTTGCGATCGCGGATGTGGTCGAGGCGATGGCTTCGTATCGCCCGTATCGCCCGGCGCTCGGCCTCGCGGCGGCAGTCGATGAGATTCAGAGCTTCCCGGAGAAGTACGACGCTGACGCCCGCACCGCCTGTCTTGCGCTGCACGCTCGCGGGGAACTTGCGTTTCTCGACATGTAGCCGCCGGTCCCACAACAGTAGGCGGGACCGGGCACGGTCTCGCGTTCGCGCGAGACGGCCCATCCGCTAGAATCGCATTTCAGCTTCTATCCGCTTGGCCAAGCGCGCCGAAGAAGGGCCACCCCTGTGAGCGAGTTCGTCTTTGAACCGAAGCGCATCGAAGAGCACTGGCAGTCCGCCTGGGAGCGCGAGGGGCTGTACCACGCTCACGAGGACGCAACCAAACCCAAGAAGTACGTGCTCGAGATGTTCCCGTACCCGTCGGGCGACATCCACATGGGGCACGTTCGCAACTACACCATCGGCGACGTGATCGCGCGCCAGGCGTCGATGGCCGGCTTTGAGGTGCTGCACCCGATCGGCTGGGACGCGTTCGGACTTCCCGCCGAGAACGCCGCCATCAAGAGCGACAGCCATCCGGCCAAGTGGACGTACGCCAACATCGAGAAGCAGGCCGCGTCGTTCAGGCGTATGGGCTTCTCGTACGACTGGGACCGCACGGTGCGCTCGTGCGACGTCGACTACTACCGCTGGGGTCAGTGGATCTTCCTGAAGTTCTGGGAACGCGGCCTGGTGGAGCGCAAGTCATCGGCGGTGAACTGGTGCCCGAGCTGTGCGACGGTGCTCGCAAACGAGCAAGTGGTAGGCGATAGCCAGTGCTGGCGGTGCAAGAGCACGGTCGAGAAGCGCGAGCTGGAGCA includes:
- a CDS encoding YCF48-related protein, yielding MSLKERRALWRAGLAAGALCVALLAATAATAIPLPSPGPYTGLPAGWILQVTRASDLGVTSISFPNTTDGWALLGGSEQKALLKTTDGGKNWTDITPVGLNLYISAISFADAHTGWAVGMDDTIYKSTDAGSSWTTATTPAVTTLLYAVQAVDPEHVTAVGNPTFVVSTSDGTNWSQAPVDGDALIADGELFALHMVSATQGWACGEDGSGDGMVLSRASNGHWVRQTTASPQRSFESIWFTDVSHGWAVSDTGQEVGADMFATENGGATWSLRASNVTTQSPRAIAFLNNNHGFIGCDPRGTLTGNQVLLETTDGGAHWTGFDPNPPGFDQSGAAIVRSFSVPDAYHIWAGGGFGLEDPPAVWALQTAAPKQLLGAPVIVPQFSSKPFTVEDHDWLHVNGSLSTRHKTGTYSVNIVEEKRVGKKWKVKRSFKAKTSRSGWTYSAKIIFSSSGNWRIRAVHGRGKSSVASGYTYYGVIRDGWDNP
- a CDS encoding PAS domain S-box protein; the protein is MSELERLENRSSITARQTVAGELPDSESHYRTLFDNAPDAILIVDMDSMAILDANAAASRLFGYSPAELTRMMVTDLSLEPVETKRTVADAVAFIPRRRLRRKDGTEFLAEVTSSRNRFDDTNARVSFVRDITDRVAAESARDASETKFAAAFAASPDAVNINRMEDGLYVEVNDGFTRLTGWTAAETIGKTSGEIQIWESLQDRSRMVAQLRDSGRVDNFEAGFRNKDGSLTVALMSARIIDFGGVPHILSVTRDISDRKRSELDLAQSNMRLAEMVLEITRTLGRVVEIRDPYTHGHQERVALVARAIATEMGMSADDVDAIEMSALVHDVGKLSVPAEILNKPGALSDAEFGLIKSHSQRGYEILKGVEFPWPMADIVLQHHERQDGSGYPQGLVGDEILPAARILAIADVVEAMASYRPYRPALGLAAAVDEIQSFPEKYDADARTACLALHARGELAFLDM